Proteins from a genomic interval of Calypte anna isolate BGI_N300 chromosome 6, bCalAnn1_v1.p, whole genome shotgun sequence:
- the LOC103535978 gene encoding beta-microseminoprotein has protein sequence MKSFLAFLVALGIIVTLSDAYCFSKLNKSGMKVEGCLLDGKLYPFGEIARTENCFRCSCSSHAMRCCSLFHTPVRYDKENCQVIFNKTSCDYDVVEKSDPSKECVVYSRIG, from the exons AAGAGCTTTCTGGCTTTCCTTGTTGCACTGGGCATCATAGTGACACTGAGTGATGCATACTGCTTTTCTAAACTGAACAAGTCAGGCATGAAAGTTGAAG GCTGTTTGCTGGATGGAAAACTGTATCCCTTTGGAGAGATTGCAAGGACAGAAAATTGCTTCaggtgcagctgcagctcacaTGCAATGCGTTGCTGCTCCCT CTTTCATACTCCTGTTCGTTATGACAAAGAGAACTGTCAAGTCATTTTCAACAAGACCAGCTGTGACTATGATGTGGTGGAGAAGAGTGACCCCTCAAAGGAGTGTGTTGTCTATTCACGTATAGGCTAA